TAACTATAGTCATAGTCACCTCCTTAAAGTTATTCTTTAAAATATAGACATAAATTACTCAAATGTCAAGGATTTTTTAGGCCGTAGTGCTTTATAAGCTTAAGGTCATCTTCTATTTTTCTGCCTGTAGTTGTAAGGTAATCTCCTATAAGGAGCCCATCTGCGCCTGCCATAAAGGCAAATGAATTGAACTCACCAAGGCAATGTCTTCCACCGCAGAGCCTTATTTCTTTTTGAGGAAGGAGGAATCTATAGAGGCTTATGATTTTAAGTGCCTCAAATGGAGGAATCGGCTCTACATGCTCACAGGCAGTGCCGGGTATTGGTATGAGAAAGTTTATTGGAATCGAGTCTGCATCGAGCTCCCTAAGGAGCACTGCCATTTCAACCCTGTCCTGCCAGTCCTCTCCAATGCCGAATATTCCTCCTGAGCAAAGCGAAAGCCCTGCTGACTTCACTGCCCTTATAGTCATAAGTTTCTCTTCATACGAATGGGTTTTACATATCTCAGGGAAAAACCTTCTCGAGGTCTCAAGGTTATGATGGTATCTTTCGAGTCCGGCTGACTTAAGGGTTCTGAGTTCATCCTCTTTAAGCAAACCTAATGTTGCACATGGAAGAAGGCCAATGCCTCTTACAGAGGCAATCATCAGTGCAATCTCTTTAAGCTCCGTTGGGGTTGCCCTTTTTCCACT
This portion of the Nitrospirota bacterium genome encodes:
- the bioB gene encoding biotin synthase BioB, which produces MLKALFERILSGGFLSKEEAIAISETDGDIFELFLYANKITKAFRGDSVDLCSIVNAKSGACPEDCSYCAQSAKAKTELESYPLISKDVVIEKARKAKTSGAKRFCIVISGKRATPTELKEIALMIASVRGIGLLPCATLGLLKEDELRTLKSAGLERYHHNLETSRRFFPEICKTHSYEEKLMTIRAVKSAGLSLCSGGIFGIGEDWQDRVEMAVLLRELDADSIPINFLIPIPGTACEHVEPIPPFEALKIISLYRFLLPQKEIRLCGGRHCLGEFNSFAFMAGADGLLIGDYLTTTGRKIEDDLKLIKHYGLKNP